The following coding sequences lie in one Timaviella obliquedivisa GSE-PSE-MK23-08B genomic window:
- a CDS encoding Crp/Fnr family transcriptional regulator: MSDRPNTRENRDVSLIKSAPFFADLNDASIDQATAHAVIRSHPANQVILLENDWGSSVYFILEGWVKIRTYNLDGKEVTLNILGKGEVFGEMAPLDEAPRSTDVMTLVPTIIANVPAQDFVHLLSIEAQAGIRLAKLMARRLRQVNRRLRLRESDSTSRVADVLLFLADGQGIHGDQGIEIPNLPHRELSSLSGLARETVTRVLSKLEKKGLIQRNQDILCIPSAAALEKIMV, translated from the coding sequence ATGTCCGATCGCCCCAACACTCGTGAAAACCGCGATGTTTCGCTTATCAAGTCTGCTCCCTTCTTTGCAGACCTGAACGATGCCTCCATAGATCAAGCCACCGCCCATGCGGTGATTCGCAGCCATCCTGCAAATCAGGTGATCTTGCTGGAGAATGATTGGGGTAGCTCGGTCTACTTCATTTTGGAAGGCTGGGTGAAAATTCGCACCTATAACTTAGACGGCAAAGAAGTCACGCTTAATATTCTAGGGAAAGGCGAAGTTTTTGGTGAAATGGCTCCTCTCGATGAAGCCCCTCGCTCTACCGATGTCATGACTCTGGTACCCACCATTATTGCCAACGTTCCTGCCCAAGACTTTGTTCACCTCTTGAGCATTGAGGCACAGGCAGGCATTCGGTTGGCGAAGCTAATGGCACGAAGGCTGCGTCAGGTCAATCGGCGGCTGCGCTTGCGCGAGTCGGATAGTACGTCGCGGGTGGCAGATGTGCTGTTGTTTTTGGCAGATGGACAGGGCATTCATGGGGATCAGGGCATTGAAATTCCTAACTTGCCCCACCGCGAACTAAGTAGTCTCAGTGGCTTGGCGCGGGAAACCGTCACACGGGTGCTGAGCAAACTAGAGAAGAAGGGTTTAATCCAAAGAAATCAAGATATTCTATGCATTCCCAGTGCGGCTGCCCTAGAAAAGATCATGGTTTAG
- the urtE gene encoding urea ABC transporter ATP-binding subunit UrtE: MLQVSGLNVYYGESHILRNVDLSVPKGKMVCLIGRNGVGKTTLLKTIMGLLKPRSGNLVFNGQGILAKRPDQRARIGIGYVPQGREVIPRLTVKENLLLGYEARADRPHNTQVVPDEIFELFPVLETMLSRMGGDLSGGQQQQLAIARALMGKPQLLVLDEPTEGIQPSIILDIESAVRKIVATTGISVLLVEQHLHFVRQADWYYAMQKGGIVASGATHELSNEVIQRFLAV; encoded by the coding sequence ATGCTGCAAGTATCGGGGCTAAATGTTTATTACGGCGAAAGCCATATTCTTCGTAATGTTGATTTAAGCGTACCGAAAGGGAAAATGGTCTGCCTAATTGGGCGAAATGGCGTAGGGAAAACCACTCTGCTCAAAACTATCATGGGTTTGCTGAAACCCCGTAGTGGCAATTTGGTGTTTAATGGGCAAGGAATTCTAGCCAAGCGCCCCGACCAACGGGCTCGCATTGGCATTGGTTATGTTCCTCAGGGTCGTGAGGTGATTCCCCGCTTAACGGTCAAAGAGAATCTGCTGTTGGGCTATGAAGCTAGAGCCGATCGCCCTCACAATACGCAGGTCGTTCCCGACGAAATTTTTGAGCTATTCCCTGTCCTCGAGACGATGTTGTCACGGATGGGCGGCGACTTGAGCGGGGGGCAGCAGCAGCAATTGGCGATCGCTCGTGCCCTGATGGGTAAGCCGCAACTCTTGGTTTTAGATGAGCCGACCGAAGGAATTCAACCTTCTATTATTTTAGATATTGAATCTGCCGTACGAAAAATTGTCGCAACGACTGGCATTTCAGTTCTGTTAGTAGAACAGCACCTGCACTTTGTGCGGCAAGCCGATTGGTATTACGCCATGCAAAAAGGCGGCATTGTGGCTTCGGGGGCAACTCATGAACTCAGCAATGAAGTGATTCAGCGTTTCTTAGCTGTCTAA